The sequence AGAATAGTTTCTTCAGGAAAAAGTATGACATTGGGGCCGCCAATACAAATATGCGCTTTTGGCAGGGCCTGCCTGATCAACTTGCAGGATTTTAAAACGTCAAAAAATGTATAAGTAAAAGCAGTTATTCCGATAACGTCAGGTTGATATTCTTTAATCCTGCTTTCCAGGAATTCAAAATTATTGCCTTCCGCTTTGCAATCTAAAACTTTTATTTCATGCTTGCTGTGTTTTTGGATATAAGCGGCCAGGCTTATAAGGCCATAAGGCGGAAACATGCCGATGGAGTCAATTTCCAGGTTCCAGCCGGTAGAAAGTTTTGCAAAATTCAGGTCAGGCGGATTAATTAAAAGTGTTTTTATTTTTATAATTTTGTACACACCAGGGAAAACAATGGCGCATAGCCTCTCCTCATATTTGTTTTTCCGAATATTAAATCTGAAAGCGGGTTCAGTCCGAACCAATGGAATTTTGGTTTAACAGAAAAGCCTGCTTCGATAAAAAGGTTAATCAGATGTTCTGAATCTATTCCGTTTTCCTGCCACTCAGATAGTTTATAGAGCTCATTGGTTATTTTATTTGCCGCTTTCCTGTATTTTGAAGCTGCATTGCGGCTTTTGCGGTATATGTTTATCATCGGCCCGAATTTGTTATTAAAATTGATATCCATGTCATGATCGCTGTAAAAGACGCCCCCGGATTTTGTGACTCTTGCTGCTTCAGAAACCAGTCCTTTAAAGTCGTAAAGGTGATGTAAGACTGAAAAACAGGTAATGGCATCGAAACTGCTGCTGGTAAAGGGCAGACGGTCAATATCGGCACAAACTCCAAGATCGAAAGAACTGCGGGATGACTCCAGGATTTTTTGAGAAATATCTAAGCCGATTCTTTCCTTGAATATTCCCTCTGCGCATCTGGTTACTAAGCCGCTGCCGGTTCCTATGTCTAATAGAGTCCCTGCAGATGATAATTTCGCAAGCTCAGATAAAGTGGTCCTGATCCAAGCCTCAAGTTTCGGCGAGCGCCTTCCGTCTATTTTTTCATAGGAATCCGCTATAGTGTTGTAAAACTCGATATTCGCATTCTTTACTGATTGCTCTGTGGCTTTATTATGTTCCATCTAAATTAATTTCTCTTGTTTATAAAATTTCCAGGCCCGTCCGATAGTCGACTTAAAATTTCCCCTGGGCCTCCAGTTGAGTTCCTTTTTTGCAAGTTCGTTGGAGTAATATTTAAATTTGAACAAATCATTTACAATCTGCGAAGTGATGAAACGGTTTCTTAAGACAAATCCTGCGAACCCGGCAGCCCCAGCCATTGGGGAGCGCATTAAAGCCGGTATTGGAATATAAATCGGTTTATTTCCTATGACTTCAGCAATAGTCGTAAATATGTCTTTAAATAACAAATTTTCTCCTGATAAAATATATCTTTTTCCAGATGTCCCTTTTTCCCCTGCTGATATAATACCATCAACTAAATCATCAATGTCAATTACGTTGCTTCCTCCGGGAGGCACCGGAAGCATTTTGGATTTTGCGGTTTGCGCGACCAGAGTCCCGGAATTTAGCGACCAGTCGCCAGGCCCGTAAACAGTAGTCGGGTTTACAATAATTACACTTTGTTTCTTTGATGCTTCTTTGGCTATTTTTTCTGTTAATATTTTACTTTCTAAATAAGGATTCGCTTTGGCTAGCTTCTCGTTAAAAGGCGTATTTTCATCCAGTACGATATTTTTTGAATTAGAAATACCTATTGTGCAGGCACTGCTTACAACAACGGTTTTATCTATTTTCCATTGGGAAGCGGCTTCAAGGATATTTGATGTTCCCTGCCCGTTTACTTTTAAAAGTTCTTCCCTCCGATTGGGGTCGAAAGTTATCATTGCCGCAAGGTGATAAAGCCTGTCGCAGCCGTAACCCGTGGTGTTTTTGAGTGAATCAATGTCAAGGATATCACCGGTCACAATTTTTATTCCAGGCGGTATGTGTTTGCTGTTTTTTCTTACAAGCGCAATAACCTCAAATCCATTTTGCAGAAGCCGTTGGGTGAGAGCTCTTCCTATGAAACCGTTTGCTCCTGTAACGAATGCTTTCATATTATTTATTAAACACTTTTTCAGCTTTTAACGGCAGATCATCTGAATTATAAGTTTTATTCAAATACTTTTCTATAAATTCTTTATCTGTTGAAGCAAGACATTTCTGGTGATAATATGACAAATAAGGGTTTTGCAGGGCGCGTTTACGGATAGTTTCAATAGAATCTTCAAAGATATTTCCAAAAGATATATGTATAAAAGGGCAAACAAGCACATCCCCATAAGGGGTCAAATATAAAATTTCTTTTGCTGCCCCGCACCCGAATTCACCCAGATTAGCCTGGAAATCTGTCCTGACATAAGGTGCGTGTTTTTTTGTGAGTGCGTCAATATAATTCAAATCTTCTTCATTCAGGGCTATTTCCTGGTTGTTGTGCCAGCGGCCTATGGGTACAGGCAAAATCAGGTTAAGGTTTAATTTTAATTCCAATGCCAATTTTATTATACCGTTTATCCCTTCGCTTTTAAGAGTCTGGTGGGTCACCACAGTGCCCAGAGTTACATTAAGGCCTTCTTTAAGAGCTGTTTTTATGCCTGAAATAGTTTTTTCAAAGGCCCCCGCCATTCCCCTGAAAGCGTCGTGTTCTTTTGCTATCGAACTGTCAAGGCTGATAGTAAGAATGTCAACTCCTATTTCTTTCAGCTGTTGTATTTTATCCTTGTTCAAAAGGGTTCCGTTTGTCGTTACAGAGATAACATTTCTGTCAGGTTTGCATGATTTAATAATTGCGGGCAGATTTTTAAACATAAGCGGCTCACCGCCCTGGAAGGAAAAATTGACCGTGCCTAATTTCATACATTCCTCTGCGACCCGACTATAATCCTCCGGGGCCATTTGTTTTTTGCCGGATTTTTTCAACGCCGTGGCAAAACAATGGTTACAACGCAGGTTGCAGTCAAAATCTATGGCGAAATCAACATATCTTAACGGCGGTTTGTGAAATATCTTGCTTTTAGCCAGAGCCGAGGCCAGCCGAAAAAAAAGCCTGGGTTTATGGGGCCTGAAAGCATATTTGAAATTCTGCTTAAATTCCGGTATAGTCATTTTGTTATTTGTTTTCCAGGCGTTTATAACTGCTGTCCTGGCGGTAGAAAGGATAACTCAAACCCGTAGAAAAAACAATTATGTTCGTGATTATGTAAACTCTTATTATAGTCCAGAGAGAATATTTGTGGAGCCCGTCGGGCAGTTTAACCCAGTTGAAAATACGGTTGGTAATAATTAAAAGAACCAGCAATAAAAGGGTTCCTATGATTACAATATCAAAACGGAATAAAGTGATAAGCACTCCTGCAAAAAATAGCCATGAAAAAAACGCCAATGGAAGGAAAAGCTGCTGGGCTATTTTAGTAACAAACATCATCTTAAAGAAATTATCCATATCCGGAAGTTTATATACAAAACGAAGCGATTCCCTCAAATAGGCGTTACTTTTACGGAATTTGTGCGGAATGAAATCAGAATAATTTTTGGGAGTTCTTATTTCCGGGGCTTTTGCCAGGTTGGAATATATGGTTTTCAATCCTGAAGAATTTGCCAGAAAAGCTACATAAACATCATCGGCAACAACATCTTCCGGGAATGATTTCAGCAATTCTTTTCTAAAAGCGTAGCATTGGGCAACGACTATGGACGAAGTTTTAGCAAAAGTTTCCAGGAATCTGCTCTTATTTTGGGCAGACCAATAACAATGTTCAATATCAAGCGTATCGTCAGGATAGCAGTACGCGCCTACAACGGACACAGACGGATCCTGGGCAAATTCAGCAGCAATCCATTTTATCGCTTCTTTATTCAATAAGCCGTCAACATCTGTATTTACAATAATATCGCCTTTGGTTTCGGGTAATATGTGATTCAGCTGGTTTATTTTGCCTTTTTTTGGCGAGACATCTATTCTAAAAAATTTATCCCGGGTTATTTCCATTTTTAGTAAACCCAGCGTGTTGTCCGAAGATCCTCCGTCAACAAATACTATTTCAAGCAAGTCTGGCGGGTAATCAATTTCTTTAAGATTTTTTACTTTTTCTAAAATATGTCCGGCTTCATTGTAACAAGGGACAATAATTGATATTTTGGGCCAAATTTCAGGAAAAACAGGAGGTTTCTTCTGGTTGAACAATCCGATTAAAAACAAATAGATAAAGTATCCGAATAAGGTCCAGCCAAGAATCAGAGTTATCACAACAAAAATTAAAACTGACAACCACATAAGTTAACCCCTTGTCTTCAGATTTTATTTTTACCGCTGATTAATTTGTAAATATCCGCTTTGCACTTTTCTCTGGTGGCGTAACGCCCTGAGCTTGCGTAAAAGTCATCTTCTACTGACCCAACCAGTTTATAATCCGTCTTTATGTATTCATTCAATTCATTAAAATCATGTTTGTTTAAAAAACCGCAAAATCCTTCATCCTTTATGATGTATTCAACTTTTTCATTTTTTAATAATTCTTTGATATTGTGGCCTAAAAATCCCACTAATTTTTTGTTATTCATTCCATTGTAATGATATTGCCAGCCATAGACGAAAAAATCAGAAAAAAATACATTGTTTTCGAATCCCATGGAATAGCCGGTATAACCCATGACTACTGATTTTTCAGGAATATACTTTTTTAGTTTGCCGATAAAGCCATAGTAATCAGATTTAATAAATTGGGCTTTATAGGCATTTTCACTAATGAGAAGAGCTGAAAGCCCTACAATAAGCGCAGAACTTAGGATAATTTTGTATGTGCTTTTTGATAAAAGAAAATCGTGTAAAAATTTTACGCTTAAAATGATTATAAAAGGGTAAGTTAAAATCAAATAGAAATTTGTCGTATTGGGCACAAATAGAATGAAGCTTATTATAGTCACGATGGTTATGTAGATTATAGTCATTTGCCCTTTTTCTTTTTTAAACAAGCCATATAACAACGAAATAATAAATAACAAAAGAAGGAACATATTCCTATGGAATCGGCCTAACCAAAAAAAGTTGTAATACCTACGGAAAGCCGGAGCCATAATGGCATAAAGAGACCTTGTCCCTAAAGGGGGCGCTTCAGATTCTGAATGAAGCCTGTATTGCAGGAAAAAGTAATCCGGATGTAAAAATATGTGCACGTAAAACATCCAGAGGCATCCCGCAAATATTCCAAGGAGACCGTATATAAGAAGCTTACGGTCAATAGATTCAGAAAAGAACTTTTGTATTGTCAAAAATGAAATCAGAATAAAACTTATGAGGCCTATAGTCGGGTGTACATCTATAGACAACGACGCTGTTAATCCCGTAAAAAACAAGATAACAGGCGATTTGTTTTCAGTAAAAACAAGAAGCAAATATACTCCCAAAAGCAGAAACATAGTAGTTGACATTTCCGGGCGCGCCAGGTGCGAATGCATTACAAACAGGTGCGATAAAGCCAGAGTTATCGCAGACAATATCGAAATCCACTTGTTGGAAAAGAATTTTTGTGAGATTTTATAAGTCAAAAATATTACGACCAATCCTGCTAAAAACGGCTGTAACCTCATTTGTGTTACTCCATACCCAAAAATAAAGAAAACCAGGCTGTTAAAAAGAAGGTAGATGCGCCCAGATAGCGCGTTAGTGATGTCCATCCCTGCAATAGGCGGGAATAGGATGGTTCCGAAAGACCCATGCTGTAATAAACGCAACGAAGGTTCAGTGAATATGGTTTCATCGCAATAAACGGACGGGTATTTGTCCAGGTAGATAAAACTGATTATTGCGTATAAAAAACCTAAAGAAAGGATAACGAGCAGCTGTTTTTTTGTGAATTTCGTGTTCATGCTTTTTTCTTATAAACCGTTATTTTCGGGTTAGGGATTAACAAGTCATGCGGTGGAAAATCTTTTTTAAATTTAAATCCAAGAAATTCGGCTTCTTTATCGAACGAGACAACCTCTTCAAATCGTTTTTTGTTAAGAATCGTATCCTTGATGATTTTTTCCTGTTCAGGAAAAATTTGTGATGAAATATTTTTTACCATATAATCCCTGTATTCGAATTCCGTAATAACTATATAATCGGCGCTGCGTGAAATTTTATCAAGGCCTAAAACTGCGTCGCTTAACGCGGATTGGATATCTCCCCCCATTAAAACCTTGTACGGCGGATTATATTGCCTTAAAATCCCGGGTGTCCAGAAATAGCTTCTGGGAATGGCAATTGTTTTGTTTTTAGGTATATTTTTATCTATCCACTCTGAAGCCAATTCTCTTGTATTTACGGACGAATATAGTTTAAGGTAAGCCACTGAATACGTCAATGTAGGCGCGAGTACGAGAATCGATGCTATAGCGAACAGGATTGCCGATAAAGGTTTTTTGAAAAGCGTTGAGTTTAACAAAATGTCCAATAACCTGCCCGTAAACAAAACAAAAAACGGCAGAACCGGAATCGTATATACCGCCGCCTGATTTTTAGTTTTCGAAATTACAAAATAGATAATAAGCCCGGAAATAAGGAATAAGGTATCGTAAATCCGTTTTTCTGATTTCCCCTTTTTTGTTATTGTGGAAATCAATACATATACGAACCCCATCAGCCCTGTAAATACTACCGGAAAGCCTATCGAATTAGGCAGGTAGTAAGATATATAACTTTGCCATCCTGGCCCGTGCAATGCATATTCAATCGGATGAGTTGTATTCTGGGCGAAGGCAATATTCATTTTAAAATAATACCACCAGGTAGGAAAATCAAAAATTGCATAAGGGCAGCCGATTAAAAAACCCGCAAAACCGGAACCAGTCAACAGCCAGAGGTTTTTGTCTTTAATTTTTTCGGTGAATTTACCGTCATTCCTGATAAAGTGTGCAAGAAACGGAACTATGCCGAAAATACCGGCGCTTAACTTTGTCGCCGTAGCGAGCCCGATGAGAAGTCCTGCAAATAAATAAGTTTTTGAGCTGGTTTTGCCGGATAATATTTCCAGGGAAACATATACCGGCCAAAGCACGAAAAACAGCATTATTACATCCGGCCTGGCGTAAAAAGAATAGATAACATGCACAGCAAGAATACTTAGAAGGCTTGCGCATATTAAACCTGTAGTTTTATTGTATGCTTTTTTAGCGATTAAATAAATCATCAGCACGTTTAAGGTTCCAAATACAATCGAAATCAGCCGGGCTATAATATAAAGTTTGTCGGTTTCATGCAGGTTCGCCATCAGGAATTCACGCGATGCCGGGTTAACGATTTTTAGAAATTGGCAGAGTTTAAGGAAAAAACCGGCAATATAAACGCTGAATCCTCCCCAGAGGAATGCCCTTTTTGGGCTGAAATCAAGCTTTGAAGGTTTCATATCCTGCAGTGAATAAATAGTCAGAGCTTCATCAGGATTGTATGTGGTAAGAGCGAGGTTTTTACTGGGCAAGCCGAAATAAAGCCCGGATAGCCTTAGTAAAAAACCCGCTGTAAGGATTGCCAAAATGAGAAATGATTTTTTCATTATCTGGATATTTTTATTACTGAACCGCCGGTCTTTGCTGATTTTTCTGCGGCTGAAAGGACTCTTACAACTTCTAAACCGAAAATTGCATCACTTTTTGGTTTAGACCTTTTCGAAATGCTGTTTAAGAAGTCCATGCATTCCATTTTGAGAGGTTCCGCTGCAGCCAGGTGAGGGCTTAAAATATCCCCGGACCTGTAAGACAGCTGGAATTCACCGAATGTTTCCGGGTTTTTTTCAACGCCTTTATTATAAATCTTTATTTTTTCAACGGGCTCAATATCGTCATAAATCGCCATTTTTTCGCTTCCGATAACCACTGTCCTGCGGAGCTTGCAGGGCGCCAGCCAGCTGGTATGCAGATGCGCAAGCGTTTTATTTTCAAAGAAAATACTCGTGTAGGCAACTTCGTGGATATTTTTACGGATAAAAGATTGGGCCTGGCAACTGACAGCCTCTGGAACAGAGTCAAGCCAATAGGTGATAATTGATACATCGTGCGGAGCCAGGTCCCAGATAACGCTGACATCCGGTTGGAAAAGCCCCAGATTTACTCTGGATGAGTCAATATAGTAAATATCCCCGAGCGTTTTTTTGCTTATAATATTTTTCATTTCTATTACAGGAGGGCTGTAAAGAAATGTATGGCTGACTAAAATAATTTTTTTCTTTTTCTCTGAAAGCTCTATTAATTTTTCGGCTTCTTCAACGCAGGTGCACAGGGGTTTTTCAACCAGTACATCTTTGTCGTGTTCAAGCGCCTCTTTTATCAGCTTGAAGTGGGTAGAAACCGGGGTAGCAATAACTACTGCATCGACGGATTTGTCATTCAAGATATCAAGGTAGTTTTTTGTGAGAATGGTGTCTTTGTATTTTTGTTTAGCGCTGTTGAGGTTTTTATCCTGCAAATCGGAGATGTATGCAACCTGGCTGCCTTGTAATTCATGAAAATTCCTTACTAAATTCGGGCCCCAATAGCCATAACCAATAACGCCAATTTTAATCATATCAATTACCTCTTTTTAAGAATATTGAAAAACACGATTTTGAACGACATTAAAAATATCGAGTAGGAGAGAAAAATTGTGTTTTTCAATACTTCGATTATATCATATAATTATAATGATTAAAAGGGTTTGAATGGTAATTTGAGTAAATCGAGGGCAGTTTTTAGGATAACACCCGGGTTAGAACCGGTGCTTTTCCCAAACTTTCTGGGCAGGTGCTCTATTTCAGCTTCAACAGAACGGGCGCCGTTTTTTCTTGCTTTAATAAAAAGCTCAGCATGGATAAAGGCGCTTTTTGCGTAAAGCTGCGTATTATTAAGAAATAAACGCTTATAAAAAACCACGCTGTCTATATCCGTTACTCTTTTTAACGCCACAACACTTATAACCATATTATAAATCCAGGCATTTAAAAGCCGGGTAAAACCATCGTTTCTTTTTGCGCGTTTTCCGATTAAATAATCGTAATTCTCAGTGAAAGGAATAAGTTTATAGATTTCTTTTGGCGCGATCTGGCCGTCCCCCGGTATGAAAAAAACCCATTCTTTGGAAGGATACAGAAATACTTTTTTGAGTGTTTCTGCTATACCCAGGTTTTTTTCGTGGCTGAAGATTTTTAGCTGCGGTATTTCTTTGGCGAGCCCTTCTAAAACAGATTTCGTATTATCTGTACTGCCGTCGTTGATAACAACTATTTCGTAATTTTGAGTCAGCGCTGACAGAACAGCAACGCTGTTTCTTATGACCTCTTCAATATTTTTTTCTTCATTGTAGGCAGGGATGCTTATTGCTATAGAATTTAGTTTTAAAGCCATAGTTTATTTCTTGTTGAATGCATGAATCTGTTGGGCAATAAATTCAATTTCCCTTTGTTTTAATTCAGCATATATCGGCAATGATAAGACTATTTTTGAGAGTTTTTCTGAAACAGGAAAATCTCCTTCTTTATACCCAAGAAATTTGAATGCCGGCTGTAAATGAAGAGGGATCGGGTAATGCACGCCCGTGCCTATTTCCTGTTTTGTCAAAAAATCCCTCAAAGAGTCCCTGTTTTCTGATTTTATCACGAACTGGTGGTAAATAGGGGTTGCAAAATCTGAAACCGCTAAAGCGGTAACCCCGGAATTTTTTAAGAGCCTGCAATAAAGTTTAACTTTATTGCGCCTTTTTTCGTTCCATTTATCCAGTTTTTTTAGCTTAATCCTGAGAATTGCCGCCTGGATTGTATCCAGCCG is a genomic window of Elusimicrobiota bacterium containing:
- a CDS encoding glycosyltransferase, translated to MWLSVLIFVVITLILGWTLFGYFIYLFLIGLFNQKKPPVFPEIWPKISIIVPCYNEAGHILEKVKNLKEIDYPPDLLEIVFVDGGSSDNTLGLLKMEITRDKFFRIDVSPKKGKINQLNHILPETKGDIIVNTDVDGLLNKEAIKWIAAEFAQDPSVSVVGAYCYPDDTLDIEHCYWSAQNKSRFLETFAKTSSIVVAQCYAFRKELLKSFPEDVVADDVYVAFLANSSGLKTIYSNLAKAPEIRTPKNYSDFIPHKFRKSNAYLRESLRFVYKLPDMDNFFKMMFVTKIAQQLFLPLAFFSWLFFAGVLITLFRFDIVIIGTLLLLVLLIITNRIFNWVKLPDGLHKYSLWTIIRVYIITNIIVFSTGLSYPFYRQDSSYKRLENK
- a CDS encoding radical SAM protein — protein: MTIPEFKQNFKYAFRPHKPRLFFRLASALAKSKIFHKPPLRYVDFAIDFDCNLRCNHCFATALKKSGKKQMAPEDYSRVAEECMKLGTVNFSFQGGEPLMFKNLPAIIKSCKPDRNVISVTTNGTLLNKDKIQQLKEIGVDILTISLDSSIAKEHDAFRGMAGAFEKTISGIKTALKEGLNVTLGTVVTHQTLKSEGINGIIKLALELKLNLNLILPVPIGRWHNNQEIALNEEDLNYIDALTKKHAPYVRTDFQANLGEFGCGAAKEILYLTPYGDVLVCPFIHISFGNIFEDSIETIRKRALQNPYLSYYHQKCLASTDKEFIEKYLNKTYNSDDLPLKAEKVFNK
- a CDS encoding NAD-dependent epimerase/dehydratase family protein, whose product is MKAFVTGANGFIGRALTQRLLQNGFEVIALVRKNSKHIPPGIKIVTGDILDIDSLKNTTGYGCDRLYHLAAMITFDPNRREELLKVNGQGTSNILEAASQWKIDKTVVVSSACTIGISNSKNIVLDENTPFNEKLAKANPYLESKILTEKIAKEASKKQSVIIVNPTTVYGPGDWSLNSGTLVAQTAKSKMLPVPPGGSNVIDIDDLVDGIISAGEKGTSGKRYILSGENLLFKDIFTTIAEVIGNKPIYIPIPALMRSPMAGAAGFAGFVLRNRFITSQIVNDLFKFKYYSNELAKKELNWRPRGNFKSTIGRAWKFYKQEKLI
- a CDS encoding glycosyltransferase family 39 protein, producing MKKSFLILAILTAGFLLRLSGLYFGLPSKNLALTTYNPDEALTIYSLQDMKPSKLDFSPKRAFLWGGFSVYIAGFFLKLCQFLKIVNPASREFLMANLHETDKLYIIARLISIVFGTLNVLMIYLIAKKAYNKTTGLICASLLSILAVHVIYSFYARPDVIMLFFVLWPVYVSLEILSGKTSSKTYLFAGLLIGLATATKLSAGIFGIVPFLAHFIRNDGKFTEKIKDKNLWLLTGSGFAGFLIGCPYAIFDFPTWWYYFKMNIAFAQNTTHPIEYALHGPGWQSYISYYLPNSIGFPVVFTGLMGFVYVLISTITKKGKSEKRIYDTLFLISGLIIYFVISKTKNQAAVYTIPVLPFFVLFTGRLLDILLNSTLFKKPLSAILFAIASILVLAPTLTYSVAYLKLYSSVNTRELASEWIDKNIPKNKTIAIPRSYFWTPGILRQYNPPYKVLMGGDIQSALSDAVLGLDKISRSADYIVITEFEYRDYMVKNISSQIFPEQEKIIKDTILNKKRFEEVVSFDKEAEFLGFKFKKDFPPHDLLIPNPKITVYKKKA
- a CDS encoding glycosyltransferase family 39 protein — translated: MNTKFTKKQLLVILSLGFLYAIISFIYLDKYPSVYCDETIFTEPSLRLLQHGSFGTILFPPIAGMDITNALSGRIYLLFNSLVFFIFGYGVTQMRLQPFLAGLVVIFLTYKISQKFFSNKWISILSAITLALSHLFVMHSHLARPEMSTTMFLLLGVYLLLVFTENKSPVILFFTGLTASLSIDVHPTIGLISFILISFLTIQKFFSESIDRKLLIYGLLGIFAGCLWMFYVHIFLHPDYFFLQYRLHSESEAPPLGTRSLYAIMAPAFRRYYNFFWLGRFHRNMFLLLLFIISLLYGLFKKEKGQMTIIYITIVTIISFILFVPNTTNFYLILTYPFIIILSVKFLHDFLLSKSTYKIILSSALIVGLSALLISENAYKAQFIKSDYYGFIGKLKKYIPEKSVVMGYTGYSMGFENNVFFSDFFVYGWQYHYNGMNNKKLVGFLGHNIKELLKNEKVEYIIKDEGFCGFLNKHDFNELNEYIKTDYKLVGSVEDDFYASSGRYATREKCKADIYKLISGKNKI
- a CDS encoding Gfo/Idh/MocA family oxidoreductase; translated protein: MIKIGVIGYGYWGPNLVRNFHELQGSQVAYISDLQDKNLNSAKQKYKDTILTKNYLDILNDKSVDAVVIATPVSTHFKLIKEALEHDKDVLVEKPLCTCVEEAEKLIELSEKKKKIILVSHTFLYSPPVIEMKNIISKKTLGDIYYIDSSRVNLGLFQPDVSVIWDLAPHDVSIITYWLDSVPEAVSCQAQSFIRKNIHEVAYTSIFFENKTLAHLHTSWLAPCKLRRTVVIGSEKMAIYDDIEPVEKIKIYNKGVEKNPETFGEFQLSYRSGDILSPHLAAAEPLKMECMDFLNSISKRSKPKSDAIFGLEVVRVLSAAEKSAKTGGSVIKISR
- a CDS encoding glycosyltransferase family 2 protein, giving the protein MALKLNSIAISIPAYNEEKNIEEVIRNSVAVLSALTQNYEIVVINDGSTDNTKSVLEGLAKEIPQLKIFSHEKNLGIAETLKKVFLYPSKEWVFFIPGDGQIAPKEIYKLIPFTENYDYLIGKRAKRNDGFTRLLNAWIYNMVISVVALKRVTDIDSVVFYKRLFLNNTQLYAKSAFIHAELFIKARKNGARSVEAEIEHLPRKFGKSTGSNPGVILKTALDLLKLPFKPF
- a CDS encoding methyltransferase domain-containing protein: MEHNKATEQSVKNANIEFYNTIADSYEKIDGRRSPKLEAWIRTTLSELAKLSSAGTLLDIGTGSGLVTRCAEGIFKERIGLDISQKILESSRSSFDLGVCADIDRLPFTSSSFDAITCFSVLHHLYDFKGLVSEAARVTKSGGVFYSDHDMDINFNNKFGPMINIYRKSRNAASKYRKAANKITNELYKLSEWQENGIDSEHLINLFIEAGFSVKPKFHWFGLNPLSDLIFGKTNMRRGYAPLFSLVCTKL